TCTGGATGCGACCGGCGACGAGGCTCTGGCTTCCGCTATTGCCGGTTTGCGTGAAGCGGGATCCGTGGTGATTGTCATGGCACACCGTCCCAGTGCGATCGCAGCAGTCAACAAATTGATGGTTCTTAACAGCGGAAAGGTCGCAGACTTTGGCGAAAAGGCAGAAGTCTTGCGGCGGGCAACCCGGCCCACCAGCGGTCAGAGTCAAACAGCGCAATCAAAGGAACAGAGCATTGACCGGACAGGCTGATCCTTACGGCGATACACCCCTGCGCACAGCGCTGCGATGGCCTGCGGTTTTGGGGGTCATCGCCTCACTGATCATGGTCGGGGCAGGTGTTGGTTGGGCGCAATGGACCAAGATTAACGGAGCGGTCATTGCGTCGGGTTCGGTTGTCGTGCGTGGCAAGCCCAAGTCCGTGCAGCATCTCGATGGGGGCATTGTAGAAGAAATCCTAGTGCAGGATGGGGACAGGGTCCGGCGCGGTGATCCCTTGGTACGGCTTGACGCTGTTTTGTTGAGCGCAAACCTTGATATTTACCGCACAAGGCTCGCAGAAGCCCTGGCCCGACATGCAAGACTGGACGCTGAACGTAGTGGCGCGGAGACAGTGGAATTCGGTGCTGCCTCCGACCTGCTACAGGGGCAGGCCCTGGACGCCAGCCAACGCGGGCAGGTCGAGATTTTTTCGTCACGCCGCGAAGTACAGAAAGGGCGGTATGAGCAGCTGGCTGAAAAAGTGCGGCAATATGGCAATCAGGCAAATGGAACCAGCGCATTGAAGGCCGCGAAAGAAGATCAATTGGATCTGATCGGACAGGAACTCAAAACGATGCAGGACCTGGCCGACAAGGGTTTGACCCGCGAAAGTCAGGTTCTGGCGATCCAGCGCAGCCGCGCTGACCTTCTCGGCCAGGTTGCCGAGCACGAAAGCGAACTGGCGCGGATCGTGAATTCAATTCGGGACACGGAACTGGAGATGTTGCTCCTGGATATGCAGTTCAAAGAAGAAGCCGTAACTGAATTGCGCGAGGTGCGGACCCAGATCGAAGAGTTGACGCAGCAAATCATATCCACAGAAAAACAACTGGAGCGAGTCGATGTGCGCGCGCCTGTGGATGGGACCGTGCATGAAATGCAGGTTGTGACCGTTGGCGGCGTGGTGGCCCCGGGCGCTGTCATCTTACAGGTCATCCCAACGGGCGACGGCTTGCAATTTGAGACACAAGTTAACCCGGCGGCTATTGATCAAGTCTATATTGGCCAGAATGCGACGCTGCGCCTGACCGCGTTCAACCAACGAACAACGCCTGAACTCAAGGGAACGGTCTCCGGTATTTCACCTAATACGGTGACTGATCCGACCACAGGCATGGTGTTTTACCGCGCATTGTTGAGTGTATCACCAGAAGAAATTGCGCGGCTGGATGGTTTGGAAATTGTACCCGGAATGCCTGTTGAGGCT
This genomic interval from Paracoccaceae bacterium contains the following:
- a CDS encoding HlyD family type I secretion periplasmic adaptor subunit, yielding MTGQADPYGDTPLRTALRWPAVLGVIASLIMVGAGVGWAQWTKINGAVIASGSVVVRGKPKSVQHLDGGIVEEILVQDGDRVRRGDPLVRLDAVLLSANLDIYRTRLAEALARHARLDAERSGAETVEFGAASDLLQGQALDASQRGQVEIFSSRREVQKGRYEQLAEKVRQYGNQANGTSALKAAKEDQLDLIGQELKTMQDLADKGLTRESQVLAIQRSRADLLGQVAEHESELARIVNSIRDTELEMLLLDMQFKEEAVTELREVRTQIEELTQQIISTEKQLERVDVRAPVDGTVHEMQVVTVGGVVAPGAVILQVIPTGDGLQFETQVNPAAIDQVYIGQNATLRLTAFNQRTTPELKGTVSGISPNTVTDPTTGMVFYRALLSVSPEEIARLDGLEIVPGMPVEAFMQTGERSVLSYLTRPLQDQLDRAFREE